From one Micromonospora siamensis genomic stretch:
- a CDS encoding TetR/AcrR family transcriptional regulator — translation MSVEYSGTGDPARSLALLWRTREKASRRGGDLGVGRIVAAAIDVADAEGLAALSMRRVAERLGVGTMSLYTHVPGKGELLDVMLDTVHGETTRPTDTAGGWRDRLTRVARDNRALYLRHPWLLQVATTRPPLGPNVTAKYEHELSAVDGIGLTDLEMDAVVTLVDNYVHGAVRAAVEAAQAAGRTGMTDEQWWQAHAPYLEKVLDPRRFPLAARVGTAAGQEYQAPGDPDRAFEFGLQRLLDGVQVLVDARGGPGGPPTPVTSG, via the coding sequence ATGAGCGTCGAGTACAGCGGCACCGGGGACCCCGCCCGCAGCCTCGCCCTGCTCTGGCGTACCCGGGAGAAGGCCAGCCGCCGCGGCGGCGACCTCGGTGTCGGGCGGATCGTGGCCGCCGCCATCGACGTCGCCGACGCCGAGGGCCTGGCCGCGCTGTCCATGCGCCGGGTCGCCGAGCGGCTCGGGGTGGGCACCATGTCCCTCTACACCCACGTCCCCGGCAAGGGTGAGCTGCTCGACGTCATGCTCGACACCGTGCACGGCGAGACCACCCGCCCCACCGACACCGCCGGCGGCTGGCGGGACCGGCTGACCCGCGTCGCCCGGGACAACCGGGCGCTGTACCTGCGCCACCCGTGGCTGCTGCAGGTCGCCACCACCCGCCCCCCGCTGGGCCCCAACGTCACCGCCAAGTACGAGCACGAGTTGTCCGCCGTCGACGGCATCGGCCTGACCGACCTGGAGATGGACGCCGTGGTCACCCTCGTGGACAACTACGTCCACGGCGCGGTCCGCGCCGCCGTGGAGGCCGCCCAGGCCGCCGGTCGCACCGGCATGACCGACGAGCAGTGGTGGCAGGCCCACGCCCCCTACCTGGAGAAGGTCCTCGACCCCCGACGCTTCCCCCTCGCCGCCCGGGTGGGCACCGCCGCCGGGCAGGAGTACCAGGCTCCCGGCGACCCCGACCGGGCCTTCGAGTTCGGCCTGCAACGCCTCCTCGACGGCGTGCAGGTCCTCGTCGACGCGCGCGGCGGCCCGGGTGGGCCACCAACGCCGGTAACGAGCGGTTAG
- a CDS encoding ATP-binding cassette domain-containing protein, with product MPAPIIATRGLRKRYADTQALAGLDLTVPAGVVCAVLGPNGAGKSTLVRVLATLTRPDAGEARVAGYDVRAAPRQVRARIGLVGQHTAVDEVLGGRENLLLFGRLHRLSPARARTRADELLARFALTDVADRPAGTYSGGTRRRLDLAAALVADPPVLFLDEPTTGLDPRARAGVHDAVRALADAGTTVLLTTQYLEEADRLADTVVVVDHGRVVAEGSPERLRGALGADRVEVLLDHAGDLVTAADAIAAATGVTPRVDPDALRVGLPAADRVGALGAVLAALTAAGVTAVDVTLRRPTLDEVFLHLTADPTAVGR from the coding sequence ATGCCCGCACCGATCATCGCCACGCGTGGCCTGCGCAAGCGCTACGCCGACACCCAGGCCCTGGCCGGGCTCGACCTGACCGTCCCCGCCGGGGTGGTCTGCGCGGTGCTCGGCCCCAACGGCGCCGGCAAGAGCACCCTGGTACGCGTCCTGGCCACCCTCACCCGACCCGACGCCGGCGAGGCTCGGGTCGCCGGGTACGACGTCCGCGCCGCGCCCCGGCAGGTCCGCGCCCGCATCGGCCTGGTCGGGCAGCACACCGCCGTGGACGAGGTCCTCGGCGGCCGGGAGAACCTGCTGCTCTTCGGCCGGCTGCACCGCCTCTCCCCCGCCCGGGCCCGGACCCGCGCCGACGAGCTGCTGGCCCGCTTCGCCCTCACCGACGTCGCCGACCGGCCCGCCGGCACGTACTCCGGGGGCACCCGACGCCGCCTCGACCTGGCCGCCGCGCTGGTCGCCGACCCACCGGTGCTCTTCCTCGACGAGCCCACCACCGGCCTGGACCCGCGGGCCCGCGCCGGCGTGCACGACGCCGTCCGGGCCCTGGCCGACGCCGGCACCACCGTCCTGCTGACCACCCAGTACCTGGAGGAGGCCGACCGGCTCGCCGACACCGTCGTCGTGGTCGACCACGGCCGGGTGGTCGCCGAGGGCAGCCCCGAGCGGCTGCGCGGCGCCCTCGGCGCCGACCGGGTCGAGGTGCTCCTCGACCACGCCGGTGACCTGGTCACCGCCGCCGACGCCATCGCGGCGGCCACCGGCGTCACACCCCGGGTCGACCCCGACGCGCTGCGGGTGGGCCTGCCCGCCGCCGACCGGGTCGGCGCCCTCGGCGCGGTACTGGCCGCGCTGACCGCCGCCGGGGTCACCGCGGTCGACGTGACGCTGCGCCGACCCACCCTCGACGAGGTGTTCCTGCACCTGACCGCCGACCCGACGGCGGTGGGCCGATGA
- a CDS encoding ABC transporter permease produces MTTALTDTATLTGRALRHWRRQPTPVLVTLLFPILLVLMFGYLLGGAMVVPGGGDYREFLLPGLFAMTMLFGVETTYTAVTTDAARGVTDRLRSLPVARGAVIAGRATADALHAVAALAVMLACGLAVGWQPHDGAGRALAAVGLLLLLRLAMIVVGIHLALLLRAPDSVVALQILVWPVGFASSAFVAPQTMPGWLASVAAYNPLSVTVAACRELFGNPGWGGDGFTARHAVALAVAWPLAVIAVAGPLAVRRWQRLDR; encoded by the coding sequence ATGACCACCGCACTGACCGACACGGCCACCCTCACCGGGCGGGCCCTGCGCCACTGGCGCCGGCAACCCACCCCCGTGCTGGTCACCCTGCTGTTCCCGATCCTGCTGGTGCTGATGTTCGGCTACCTGCTCGGCGGGGCGATGGTGGTGCCCGGCGGCGGCGACTACCGCGAGTTCCTGCTGCCCGGCCTGTTCGCCATGACCATGCTCTTCGGCGTCGAGACCACCTACACCGCGGTGACCACCGACGCCGCCCGTGGCGTCACCGACCGGCTGCGGTCCCTGCCGGTCGCCCGGGGCGCGGTGATCGCCGGTCGCGCCACCGCCGACGCGCTGCACGCCGTCGCGGCGCTGGCCGTCATGTTGGCCTGCGGGCTGGCCGTCGGCTGGCAGCCGCACGACGGCGCCGGCCGGGCCCTGGCCGCGGTCGGACTGTTGCTGCTGCTGCGCCTGGCCATGATCGTCGTCGGCATCCACCTGGCGCTGCTGCTGCGCGCCCCCGACTCGGTGGTGGCGTTGCAGATCCTGGTCTGGCCGGTCGGCTTCGCCTCCAGCGCCTTCGTCGCCCCGCAGACCATGCCCGGCTGGCTCGCCTCCGTCGCCGCGTACAACCCGCTGTCGGTCACCGTCGCGGCCTGCCGGGAACTGTTCGGCAACCCCGGCTGGGGCGGTGACGGGTTCACCGCCCGGCACGCCGTCGCCCTCGCCGTGGCCTGGCCGCTGGCGGTCATCGCCGTCGCCGGCCCGCTGGCCGTACGCCGCTGGCAGCGGCTGGACCGGTGA
- the pip gene encoding prolyl aminopeptidase gives MYPPIEPYAHGLLDVGDGQRIYWETCGNPDGRPALVVHGGPGSGATPGWRRMFDPTAYRIVLFDQRGCGRSLPHAADPAVDLSVNTTAHLLADMELLREHLGVDRWLLHGASWGSSLALAYASRHPGRVTALVLFSVVANTRREIDWVTRDMGRIFPEQWARFRDGVPEADRDGDLSAAYARLVADPDPAVRERAERHWCDWEDVHVSLAEGHRPSARFADPVFRAAFVRLVTHYFANLGFLPDGQLLRDAGKLAGIPGVLVQGRLDVSGPPDIAWQLTRAWPDARLVIVETGGHGMGAGMTEAVVAALDEFAGH, from the coding sequence GTGTATCCACCGATCGAGCCGTACGCGCACGGCCTGCTCGACGTCGGCGACGGTCAGCGGATCTACTGGGAGACCTGCGGCAACCCCGACGGGCGGCCCGCCCTGGTGGTCCACGGCGGCCCCGGCTCCGGGGCCACCCCCGGCTGGCGGCGGATGTTCGACCCGACCGCCTACCGGATCGTCCTGTTCGACCAGCGGGGCTGCGGGCGCAGCCTCCCGCACGCCGCCGACCCGGCCGTGGACCTGTCGGTCAACACCACCGCCCACCTGCTGGCCGACATGGAGCTGCTGCGCGAGCACCTGGGGGTCGACCGGTGGCTGCTGCACGGCGCGTCGTGGGGGTCGTCGCTGGCCCTGGCGTACGCGTCTCGCCACCCCGGGCGGGTCACCGCGCTGGTGCTGTTCAGCGTGGTCGCCAACACCCGCCGCGAGATCGACTGGGTGACCCGTGACATGGGGCGGATCTTCCCCGAGCAGTGGGCCCGATTCCGCGACGGGGTGCCCGAGGCCGACCGGGACGGTGACCTGTCCGCCGCCTACGCCCGGCTGGTCGCCGACCCCGACCCGGCGGTGCGGGAGCGGGCCGAGCGTCACTGGTGCGACTGGGAGGACGTGCACGTCAGCCTCGCCGAGGGGCACCGGCCCAGCGCCCGCTTCGCCGACCCGGTGTTCCGGGCCGCTTTCGTCCGGCTGGTCACCCACTACTTCGCCAACCTGGGGTTCCTGCCCGACGGGCAGCTGCTGCGCGACGCGGGGAAACTCGCCGGCATCCCCGGGGTGCTGGTGCAGGGCCGCCTGGACGTCAGCGGGCCACCGGACATCGCCTGGCAGCTCACCCGAGCCTGGCCCGACGCCCGGCTGGTGATCGTCGAGACCGGCGGGCACGGCATGGGGGCCGGCATGACCGAGGCGGTCGTGGCGGCCCTGGACGAGTTCGCCGGGCACTGA
- a CDS encoding AraC-like ligand-binding domain-containing protein: MDDRAAAGGPPTGPRRGQEDAGDVLPHHFLDTTVLPPGDRLASWNEMVAQDLAPAHITTPHRHDFVASARLVELGRVRLTSLRYSSLRCHRPAPLVRRTEADIYQLALPLAGRSILTQDRQETQVGTSEFTFLDMGRPFVAVHDCAGPQLAATLTVQLRHHDLPLSPDRVRRLLAARMGTDTGMAALLAQLLRRVATRPHEYAAVQAAPLAGIVLDLIAAAFAEHLGREGDLPVEVRQSALREQVVAFVERHLDDVRLTPATVAAAHHISLRSLHRLFADQPAGVAALIRDRRLEHCRRDLRNPLLAGQPVQAVAARWGFGDKAHFSRLFRARYGCSPREYRRGEHP, translated from the coding sequence GTGGACGATCGTGCGGCGGCCGGTGGCCCGCCCACCGGACCGCGGCGAGGGCAGGAAGACGCCGGCGACGTGCTACCCCACCACTTCCTGGACACCACCGTGCTGCCACCGGGCGACCGGCTCGCCAGCTGGAACGAGATGGTGGCGCAGGACCTGGCGCCGGCCCACATCACCACCCCGCACCGACACGACTTCGTGGCCTCCGCCCGGCTGGTCGAGCTGGGCCGGGTCCGGCTCACCTCGCTGCGCTACTCGTCGTTGCGGTGCCACCGGCCCGCCCCGCTGGTCCGCCGCACCGAGGCCGACATCTACCAGTTGGCCCTGCCCCTGGCCGGGCGCAGCATCCTGACCCAGGACCGGCAGGAGACGCAGGTGGGCACCAGCGAGTTCACCTTCCTGGACATGGGTCGCCCGTTCGTGGCCGTGCACGACTGCGCCGGCCCGCAGCTGGCCGCCACCCTCACCGTGCAACTGCGCCACCACGACCTGCCGCTGTCACCGGACCGGGTGCGCCGGCTGCTGGCGGCCCGGATGGGCACCGACACCGGCATGGCGGCGCTGCTGGCGCAGCTGCTGCGCCGGGTGGCCACCAGGCCGCACGAGTACGCCGCCGTGCAGGCCGCCCCGCTGGCCGGCATCGTGCTGGACCTGATCGCCGCCGCCTTCGCCGAGCACCTGGGCCGGGAGGGTGACCTGCCGGTGGAGGTGCGGCAGAGCGCGCTGCGGGAGCAGGTCGTCGCCTTCGTCGAGCGGCACCTCGACGACGTCCGGCTCACCCCCGCCACGGTCGCCGCCGCGCACCACATCTCCCTGCGCAGCCTGCACCGACTCTTCGCCGACCAGCCGGCCGGGGTGGCCGCGTTGATCCGTGACCGACGGCTGGAGCACTGCCGCCGGGACCTGCGCAACCCGCTGCTGGCGGGCCAGCCCGTGCAGGCCGTCGCCGCCCGGTGGGGGTTCGGCGACAAGGCGCACTTCAGTCGCCTGTTCCGCGCCCGCTACGGCTGCTCGCCGCGGGAGTACCGGCGGGGCGAGCACCCCTGA
- a CDS encoding AraC-like ligand-binding domain-containing protein has product MDRIGEPTEARARVLPGQVVDTTPVPPRQRFEFWHAVVARETAPAHISSSHLHDFHAHARVVDLGRASLTALRYPSLHSTRPPALVRRCEADVYQLALPASGRSALTQDRQEAELRLPAEFTFLDASRPHVASHWTTGPDPLDNVTVQIPHRELPLAPDQVRRLVAARLRADEGMGALLAQFVRRIATHPDQYGPADAPTLAGVTLDLVSATLAQHLDRTADLPVEVRQTALRAQIDAFIDQHLGDATLTPAVVAAAHHLSPRSLHRLFADTGPTVAATIRSRRLDRCRRDLADPLLAGLPVQAIAARWGFGDKAHFSRAFRAAYGCSPRAWRDDARTRRTQGPAARR; this is encoded by the coding sequence ATGGACCGGATCGGTGAGCCGACGGAGGCGAGGGCGAGGGTGCTACCGGGTCAGGTCGTCGACACCACGCCGGTTCCCCCGAGGCAGCGGTTCGAGTTCTGGCACGCGGTGGTGGCCCGGGAGACCGCGCCGGCGCACATCAGCAGCAGCCACCTGCACGACTTCCACGCCCACGCCCGGGTGGTGGACCTCGGACGGGCCAGCCTGACCGCGCTGCGCTACCCGTCGTTGCACTCCACCCGGCCACCCGCCCTGGTCCGCCGATGCGAAGCCGACGTCTACCAGCTGGCGCTGCCGGCGTCCGGGCGCAGCGCGCTGACCCAGGACCGGCAGGAGGCGGAGCTGCGCCTGCCGGCGGAGTTCACCTTCCTGGACGCCTCCCGCCCGCACGTGGCCAGCCACTGGACGACCGGACCGGACCCGCTGGACAACGTCACCGTGCAGATCCCGCACCGCGAGCTGCCCCTGGCCCCCGACCAGGTACGCCGGCTGGTCGCCGCGCGGCTGCGCGCCGACGAGGGGATGGGCGCCTTGCTGGCCCAGTTCGTCCGCCGGATCGCCACCCACCCCGACCAGTACGGTCCGGCCGACGCACCGACCCTCGCCGGCGTGACGCTGGACCTGGTGTCGGCGACCCTCGCGCAGCACCTCGACCGCACCGCCGACCTGCCGGTCGAGGTACGCCAGACAGCGCTGCGGGCGCAGATCGACGCCTTCATCGACCAGCACCTGGGCGATGCGACGCTGACCCCGGCGGTGGTCGCCGCCGCGCACCACCTGTCGCCGCGCTCCCTGCACCGGCTGTTCGCCGACACCGGGCCCACCGTCGCCGCCACCATCCGCTCCCGGCGGCTGGACCGTTGCCGCCGCGACCTGGCCGATCCGCTGCTGGCCGGGCTGCCCGTGCAGGCCATCGCCGCGCGCTGGGGCTTCGGCGACAAGGCGCACTTCAGTCGGGCGTTCCGCGCCGCGTACGGGTGCTCCCCGCGCGCCTGGCGCGACGACGCCCGCACTCGGCGGACGCAGGGTCCGGCCGCCCGCCGGTGA
- a CDS encoding chorismate-binding protein produces the protein MRSMGPYGVGTLPYGVVDVPAAPAACRATLAEWDRFEWRPTDGGDPAALTEEFLLGHGLTAADLTRPARHDPTGPCGAALYVSAAAGAAMLGAPPGAANPAATLPEVAVVVYGHTGTPRPARRPEPGRWWLGPWRDSWTLGQHADAVQAVRAAIGRGDVYQVNVVGHAAAPYTGDPRPALARLAGLPGARYGGTLHGAGWAIGCASPETLVEVTGGRVVTRPIKGTRPATDAGRRELLASAKERAEHIMIVDLERNDLARLARTGSVRVDELFAVRRWCDLWQAESTVSAQLADGIGLAALLRAVCPGGSVTGAPKRAALDLIAAVEPVGRGAGMGALGWVGPGRLDLGLTIRTAAADGDRLHGWAGGGITWDSDPAAEVAEAAAKAAPVRALLAGR, from the coding sequence ATGAGGTCGATGGGGCCGTACGGTGTGGGAACGCTCCCATACGGGGTGGTCGACGTGCCCGCCGCCCCGGCGGCGTGCCGCGCCACCCTCGCCGAGTGGGACCGCTTCGAGTGGCGGCCCACCGACGGCGGCGACCCGGCCGCCCTGACCGAGGAGTTCCTGCTCGGGCACGGTCTGACGGCGGCCGACCTGACCCGACCCGCGCGCCACGACCCGACCGGCCCGTGCGGGGCGGCGCTGTACGTCTCCGCCGCCGCCGGCGCCGCGATGCTCGGCGCGCCCCCGGGCGCCGCCAACCCCGCCGCCACCCTGCCCGAGGTGGCGGTGGTGGTCTACGGCCACACCGGGACGCCCCGGCCCGCACGGCGACCCGAACCGGGCCGGTGGTGGCTGGGACCGTGGCGGGACAGCTGGACCCTCGGTCAGCACGCCGACGCGGTGCAGGCCGTCCGCGCCGCCATCGGCCGCGGTGACGTCTACCAGGTCAACGTCGTCGGACACGCCGCCGCCCCCTACACCGGTGACCCCCGACCGGCGCTGGCCCGCCTCGCCGGGCTGCCCGGCGCCCGCTACGGCGGCACCCTGCACGGCGCCGGCTGGGCGATCGGCTGCGCCTCCCCGGAGACCCTGGTCGAGGTCACCGGCGGCCGGGTGGTGACCCGGCCGATCAAGGGCACCCGCCCGGCCACCGACGCCGGCCGGCGGGAACTGCTCGCCTCGGCCAAGGAACGCGCCGAACACATCATGATCGTCGACCTGGAACGCAACGACCTGGCCCGGCTGGCCCGCACCGGTTCGGTGCGGGTGGACGAGCTGTTCGCGGTGCGCCGCTGGTGCGACCTGTGGCAGGCCGAGTCGACGGTCTCGGCGCAGCTGGCCGACGGGATCGGCCTGGCGGCGCTGCTGCGGGCCGTCTGCCCGGGCGGATCGGTCACCGGCGCCCCCAAGCGGGCCGCCCTGGACCTGATCGCCGCCGTGGAACCGGTCGGGCGGGGCGCCGGCATGGGCGCGCTGGGCTGGGTCGGGCCGGGCCGGCTCGACCTGGGCCTGACCATCCGCACGGCCGCCGCCGACGGCGACCGGTTGCACGGCTGGGCCGGCGGCGGCATCACCTGGGACAGCGACCCGGCCGCCGAGGTGGCCGAGGCCGCGGCGAAGGCCGCGCCGGTACGGGCCCTGCTCGCCGGCCGGTGA
- a CDS encoding DUF5999 family protein has product MCQHQPTCPSAEATDREAAKVIACFPEQGWSLLCNGVIIFEDTGELLPDGSCIAPHRGPARHALVA; this is encoded by the coding sequence ATGTGCCAGCACCAACCCACCTGCCCTTCCGCCGAGGCCACCGACCGGGAAGCCGCCAAGGTCATCGCCTGTTTCCCTGAGCAGGGCTGGAGCCTGCTCTGCAACGGAGTCATCATCTTCGAGGACACCGGAGAGCTGCTCCCCGACGGCAGCTGCATCGCCCCGCACCGCGGCCCCGCCCGGCACGCCCTCGTCGCCTGA
- the gcvP gene encoding aminomethyl-transferring glycine dehydrogenase, translating to MTAEQFADRHIGPVPADERRMLEAVGYGSIDELMDAAIPEVIRWHGTLDLPEPATEAEAIAELRALAGRNTVAVSMIGLGYHGTHTPAVIRRNVLENPAWYTAYTPYQPEISQGRLEALLNFQTMVTDLTGLATANASMLDEGTAAAEAMTLARRASKSKSPVYVVDADTLPQTVAVITSRAEPLGIDVRVVDTERDELPGEFFGLHLQYPGASGAVRDHAGLVEAAHAAGALVTVAADLLALTLLRPPGEIGVDIAAGTTQRFGVPMGFGGPHAGYLAVRSGLERMLPGRLVGVSKDADGNPAYRLALQTREQHIRREKATSNICTAQVLLAVMAGMYAVYHGPDGLRAIATRTHGMAARLAAGLRAGGVRVADVAFFDTVTATVPGRAAEVVAAAAQRNVNLRLVDADRVGIACDETTTGAHLAAVWAAFGVDGVDGDVDAGLPRALARSSDFLTHPVFRSHHSETAMLRYLRRLADFDYALDRGMIPLGSCTMKLNATTEMEAISWAEFAHVHPFAPAEQTAGYRELIGQLEGWLAEVTGYDAVSVQPNAGSQGELAGLLAIRAYHRDRGEGHRDVCLIPSSAHGTNAASAVMAGMRVVVVGCDADGNVDLVDLDAKIDKHRDALAAIMVTYPSTHGVYETGIAQLCAKVHDAGGQVYVDGANLNALVGFAKPGKFGADVSHLNLHKTFCIPHGGGGPGVGPVAVRAHLAPFLPGDPLGAHADARPAISAAKYGSAGILPIPWAYLRMMGAPGLTRATGVAVLAANYVAARLRNHFPVLYAGNKGLVAHECILDLRPLTKATGVSVDDVAKRLIDYGFHAPTMSFPVAGTLMVEPTESEDLAELDRFCEAMIAIRAEIDKVGSGAWLAGDNPLANAPHTAAMLTGDEWSHGYPRSVAGYPAGVDRMAKYWPPVRRIDGAYGDRNLVCSCPAPEAFED from the coding sequence ATGACCGCAGAGCAGTTCGCCGACCGGCACATCGGCCCCGTACCGGCCGACGAGCGCCGGATGCTGGAGGCCGTCGGCTACGGCTCGATCGACGAGCTGATGGACGCCGCGATCCCCGAGGTGATTCGCTGGCACGGCACCCTGGACCTTCCCGAGCCGGCCACCGAGGCCGAGGCGATCGCCGAGCTGCGGGCCCTGGCCGGCCGCAACACGGTGGCCGTGTCGATGATCGGGTTGGGCTACCACGGCACGCACACCCCGGCGGTGATCCGCCGTAACGTGCTGGAGAACCCGGCCTGGTACACGGCGTACACGCCGTACCAGCCGGAGATCAGCCAGGGCCGGCTGGAGGCGCTGCTGAACTTCCAGACCATGGTCACCGACCTGACCGGCCTGGCCACCGCGAACGCGTCGATGCTCGACGAGGGCACCGCCGCGGCCGAGGCGATGACCCTCGCGCGCCGGGCGTCGAAGAGCAAGAGCCCGGTGTACGTGGTCGACGCGGACACCCTGCCGCAGACCGTCGCGGTGATCACCAGCCGGGCGGAGCCGCTCGGCATCGACGTACGCGTGGTGGACACCGAGCGCGACGAGCTGCCGGGCGAGTTCTTCGGCCTGCATCTGCAGTACCCGGGGGCGTCCGGGGCGGTACGCGACCACGCCGGGCTGGTCGAGGCGGCCCACGCGGCCGGCGCGCTGGTCACGGTCGCCGCGGATCTGCTGGCGTTGACGTTGCTGCGCCCGCCGGGGGAGATCGGCGTCGACATCGCCGCGGGCACCACCCAGCGGTTCGGGGTGCCGATGGGCTTCGGTGGCCCGCACGCCGGTTACCTGGCGGTGCGTTCGGGTCTGGAGCGGATGCTGCCCGGTCGGCTGGTGGGGGTGTCGAAGGACGCCGACGGCAACCCGGCGTACCGGCTGGCGTTGCAGACCCGCGAGCAGCACATCCGGCGGGAGAAGGCGACCAGCAACATCTGCACCGCGCAGGTGCTGCTGGCCGTGATGGCCGGCATGTACGCGGTCTACCACGGTCCGGACGGGTTGCGGGCCATCGCGACGCGTACCCATGGCATGGCGGCGCGGCTCGCGGCCGGGCTGCGCGCCGGTGGTGTGCGGGTCGCGGACGTGGCGTTCTTCGACACCGTCACCGCGACCGTGCCGGGGCGGGCGGCCGAGGTGGTCGCCGCCGCCGCGCAGCGCAACGTGAACCTGCGGCTGGTCGACGCCGACCGGGTGGGGATCGCCTGCGACGAGACGACCACCGGGGCGCACCTGGCGGCGGTGTGGGCGGCGTTCGGCGTCGACGGCGTCGACGGCGACGTGGACGCGGGCCTGCCGCGGGCGTTGGCCCGCTCGTCGGACTTCCTCACCCACCCGGTGTTCCGCAGCCACCACTCGGAGACGGCGATGCTGCGCTACCTGCGCCGCCTGGCCGACTTCGACTACGCCCTGGACCGGGGCATGATCCCGCTGGGATCGTGCACGATGAAGCTCAACGCCACCACCGAGATGGAGGCGATCAGCTGGGCGGAGTTCGCGCACGTGCACCCGTTCGCGCCGGCGGAGCAGACCGCCGGGTACCGGGAGCTGATCGGGCAGCTGGAGGGGTGGCTGGCCGAGGTGACCGGCTACGACGCGGTCAGCGTGCAGCCCAACGCCGGGTCGCAGGGTGAGCTGGCCGGGCTGCTGGCCATCCGCGCGTACCACCGGGACCGGGGCGAGGGGCACCGCGACGTGTGCCTGATCCCGTCGTCGGCGCACGGCACCAACGCGGCGTCGGCGGTGATGGCCGGCATGCGGGTGGTCGTGGTGGGCTGCGACGCCGACGGCAACGTCGACCTGGTCGACCTCGACGCGAAGATCGACAAGCACCGGGACGCCCTCGCCGCGATCATGGTGACGTACCCGTCGACGCACGGGGTGTACGAGACGGGCATCGCGCAGTTGTGCGCGAAGGTCCACGACGCCGGCGGTCAGGTGTACGTCGACGGGGCGAACCTGAACGCGCTGGTGGGGTTCGCCAAGCCGGGCAAGTTCGGCGCGGACGTGTCGCACCTGAACCTGCACAAGACGTTCTGCATTCCGCACGGCGGCGGCGGCCCGGGGGTGGGGCCGGTGGCGGTGCGGGCGCACCTTGCGCCGTTCCTGCCCGGTGACCCGCTCGGCGCGCACGCCGACGCGCGGCCGGCGATCTCGGCGGCGAAGTACGGGTCGGCGGGCATCCTGCCGATCCCGTGGGCGTACCTGCGGATGATGGGCGCGCCGGGCCTGACCCGGGCCACCGGGGTGGCGGTGCTGGCGGCGAACTACGTGGCGGCGCGGCTGCGCAACCATTTCCCGGTGCTGTACGCCGGCAACAAGGGCCTGGTGGCGCACGAGTGCATCCTGGATCTGCGGCCGTTGACGAAGGCGACCGGGGTGAGCGTCGACGACGTGGCCAAGCGGCTGATCGACTACGGCTTCCACGCGCCGACGATGTCGTTCCCGGTGGCCGGGACGCTGATGGTGGAGCCGACCGAGAGTGAGGACCTGGCGGAGCTGGACCGGTTCTGCGAGGCGATGATCGCGATCCGGGCGGAGATCGACAAGGTGGGTTCCGGTGCGTGGCTGGCGGGGGACAACCCGCTCGCCAACGCCCCGCACACGGCGGCGATGCTGACCGGCGACGAGTGGTCGCACGGGTATCCGCGGTCGGTGGCCGGGTATCCGGCGGGGGTGGACCGGATGGCGAAGTACTGGCCGCCGGTGCGGCGCATCGACGGGGCGTACGGCGACCGGAACCTGGTCTGCTCGTGCCCGGCGCCGGAGGCGTTCGAGGACTGA
- a CDS encoding NAD-dependent protein deacetylase, producing the protein MTETIDALHRLVAAGGVVVLSGAGLSTESGIPDYRGPSGAARRHTPMTYQTFTGDPVARRRYWARSHLGWRTIARAAPNGGHRAVARLQAAGLVDAVITQNVDGLHTAAGSAPVVELHGRLDEVVCLDCGNRTSREELDRRLREANPDFDVAAVTVNPDGDVDLDDGQVAGFRMVDCTFCGTGMLKPDVVFFGETVPAARVSRCFDLVGGARALLVLGSSLTVMSGRRFVLAAARQGLPVAIVNQGPTRGDGYASLRVDAPLGALLGGLAGAVAPDVTAGGDAGAGAVPAAASPVAG; encoded by the coding sequence GTGACCGAGACGATCGACGCCCTGCACCGGCTGGTGGCCGCCGGTGGTGTGGTGGTGCTCAGCGGGGCGGGCCTGTCCACCGAGTCGGGCATCCCCGACTACCGGGGGCCCAGCGGGGCGGCCCGCCGGCACACCCCGATGACGTATCAGACGTTCACCGGTGATCCGGTGGCGCGGCGCCGCTACTGGGCGCGCAGCCACCTGGGGTGGCGGACCATCGCCAGGGCCGCCCCGAACGGCGGGCACCGGGCGGTGGCCCGCCTGCAGGCCGCCGGCCTGGTCGACGCGGTGATCACCCAGAACGTCGACGGGTTGCACACCGCGGCGGGCAGCGCGCCGGTGGTGGAGCTGCACGGGCGCCTCGACGAGGTGGTCTGTCTGGACTGCGGCAACCGCACCTCCCGGGAGGAGCTGGACCGGCGCCTGCGGGAGGCCAACCCCGACTTCGACGTGGCCGCGGTGACGGTCAACCCGGACGGCGACGTGGACCTCGACGACGGGCAGGTGGCCGGGTTCCGGATGGTGGACTGCACGTTCTGCGGCACCGGGATGCTCAAGCCGGACGTGGTGTTCTTCGGTGAGACGGTGCCCGCGGCGCGCGTGTCGCGGTGTTTCGACCTGGTCGGCGGGGCGCGGGCGCTGCTGGTGCTCGGGTCGTCGTTGACGGTGATGTCGGGGCGGCGGTTCGTGCTGGCGGCGGCGAGGCAGGGTCTCCCGGTGGCGATCGTCAACCAGGGCCCGACCCGCGGCGACGGGTACGCGTCGCTGCGGGTGGACGCGCCGCTGGGTGCGCTGCTGGGCGGGTTGGCCGGCGCGGTCGCCCCCGACGTGACCGCCGGCGGGGACGCCGGCGCGGGTGCGGTGCCGGCCGCGGCGAGCCCGGTGGCGGGCTGA